Proteins co-encoded in one Crateriforma spongiae genomic window:
- a CDS encoding sulfite exporter TauE/SafE family protein, protein MDDTTTMILIATVAAIAGFAHSAIGFGFGIVSLSLLPLIVDVRQSHIVVSTASVPVILMAAWSFRHGLNWRDVRPAVIGAIVFLPIGLMLFELMPMGWLVRVTGLAILLMVLMNYRNRHRKTGCDTDGPGIVPADAATTWPCFIAGGLGGFLAGAVSIAGPPMAAFGLKRGWPAERFKAFMNFYLLVVAMYKVGGMVVRNLIDREALIQACWLAPAAVVGIVVGAKASRHFSNRWTEALVTTSLLAIAVYFIVG, encoded by the coding sequence ATGGATGACACCACCACGATGATTCTGATTGCGACCGTGGCCGCGATCGCAGGATTCGCCCACAGCGCGATCGGTTTCGGATTTGGAATCGTGTCGCTGTCACTGTTGCCATTGATCGTGGATGTGCGTCAATCGCACATCGTCGTTTCGACCGCCAGTGTTCCGGTCATTCTGATGGCCGCGTGGTCGTTCCGTCATGGGTTGAATTGGCGTGACGTTCGTCCGGCCGTTATCGGCGCGATCGTCTTTCTTCCCATCGGGCTGATGCTGTTTGAATTGATGCCGATGGGGTGGCTGGTTCGCGTAACGGGACTGGCCATCCTGCTGATGGTCCTGATGAATTACCGAAACCGGCACCGGAAAACCGGTTGCGATACGGACGGACCGGGAATCGTCCCGGCGGATGCAGCCACCACCTGGCCCTGTTTCATCGCGGGCGGACTGGGCGGCTTTCTGGCCGGTGCGGTCAGCATTGCAGGGCCGCCGATGGCCGCATTCGGATTGAAGCGAGGCTGGCCCGCGGAACGATTCAAAGCGTTCATGAACTTTTATCTGCTGGTCGTCGCGATGTACAAAGTCGGCGGGATGGTGGTGCGAAACCTGATTGATCGCGAAGCTCTGATCCAGGCCTGTTGGCTGGCCCCCGCTGCGGTCGTTGGCATTGTGGTCGGCGCCAAAGCCAGCCGTCACTTTTCCAACCGCTGGACCGAGGCTTTGGTCACGACCAGCCTGCTGGCGATCGCGGTGTATTTCATCGTCGGCTGA
- a CDS encoding MDR/zinc-dependent alcohol dehydrogenase-like family protein, with product MQALYLDDGRITAIDDHQVDPGQGEVVVDVIQAGICETDLQLRAGYMGFRGVPGHEFVGMARDGSFAGRRVVGEINCSCHQCPTCRAGRPTHCPHRSVLGILNHDGAFAEQVCVPERNLHLVPDDVSDDRATLVEPLAAAFQIPAQVKLSSAPRCVVIGDGRLAYLCAQVLRHHGCHVTVVGKHAPKRQRFESLGIETCDRDDVPKTRDVDLAVECCGSPTGIDTAMKWLRPRGTLVLKTTVAAPHAASLAPLVIDEITVVGSRCGPFEPAIEAMRRDAIEVDSMITARYRLDQCQDAFDVAADGKHMKVVLSIAAGSGSKD from the coding sequence ATGCAGGCTTTGTACCTAGACGACGGACGGATCACCGCCATCGATGACCACCAGGTGGATCCGGGGCAGGGGGAAGTGGTCGTTGACGTCATCCAGGCGGGGATCTGCGAAACCGATCTTCAGCTTCGAGCCGGGTACATGGGGTTTCGTGGCGTGCCGGGCCATGAGTTTGTCGGGATGGCCCGCGACGGTTCCTTTGCCGGTCGTCGGGTGGTTGGTGAAATCAATTGCAGTTGCCACCAATGCCCGACGTGTCGGGCGGGCCGGCCGACACATTGTCCCCACCGATCGGTCTTGGGCATCTTGAACCATGACGGCGCGTTCGCGGAACAGGTCTGTGTGCCGGAGCGAAATCTGCATTTGGTTCCTGATGATGTCAGCGACGACCGTGCCACCTTGGTCGAACCGCTGGCGGCCGCTTTTCAAATTCCGGCTCAGGTCAAGTTGTCTAGTGCACCGCGGTGTGTCGTGATCGGCGATGGCCGGTTGGCCTATCTGTGTGCCCAAGTTCTGCGCCATCACGGCTGTCATGTGACAGTGGTGGGCAAGCATGCGCCGAAGCGACAGCGTTTCGAATCGTTGGGAATCGAAACCTGCGATCGGGACGATGTTCCCAAGACGCGGGATGTCGACTTGGCCGTTGAATGCTGTGGCAGCCCAACCGGCATCGACACCGCGATGAAATGGCTGCGGCCTCGCGGAACGTTGGTGCTAAAGACAACCGTGGCGGCACCTCATGCCGCGTCACTGGCTCCGCTAGTGATCGATGAAATCACGGTCGTGGGCAGTCGTTGTGGGCCGTTTGAACCGGCCATCGAAGCGATGCGTCGCGATGCAATCGAAGTCGATTCGATGATCACCGCACGGTATCGCCTGGATCAGTGCCAAGACGCTTTTGATGTCGCCGCCGATGGAAAACACATGAAAGTGGTGCTTTCGATTGCGGCCGGCAGCGGGAGCAAGGATTGA